One Myxococcales bacterium genomic region harbors:
- a CDS encoding DUF1501 domain-containing protein: MSKFNRRSFLKAVGVGAGAAMGARMAPGLLGEARAANTPTGKGAVLVVYLGGGYNALFPSARSFLNQTFGVTAGNTAQVPGGPLVDASFNRLPAAAFNKISTVQINHRSSDHGGAQRNGMTEGAVGFAVQLAAAMGGDASIKMATVGGGNVNGLAGTMNGVSVQNIGDVRSTIDALKGNDTLPDRAISGKAIEQSQNMSAGRLASSPKGLTHLKDGYDTVRATLAKSAAAYDYASILPGYGITNGTAVNNFNSKIAAAELMIRSGTNVVFAIDGGWDTHGDRDGSNVRNMMNTRIIPPLITFFNRMWVNNPEPVDRNVNVVIMGDFSRSLPGSDHATGCAATVIGANVKVGGFQQVTANVGFDPNIPSGRGFWSLLSSLVNAPGNPFGANAHPGLKV; the protein is encoded by the coding sequence AGCTCGGGCCGCGAACACGCCGACCGGCAAAGGCGCGGTCCTCGTCGTGTACCTCGGCGGCGGGTACAACGCGCTCTTCCCGAGCGCCCGCTCGTTCCTCAACCAGACGTTCGGCGTCACGGCCGGCAACACGGCGCAGGTCCCTGGCGGCCCGCTCGTCGACGCGTCGTTCAACCGGCTCCCGGCGGCGGCGTTCAACAAAATCAGCACGGTGCAGATCAACCACCGCTCGAGCGATCACGGCGGCGCGCAGCGCAACGGGATGACCGAGGGCGCGGTGGGCTTCGCGGTGCAGCTCGCGGCGGCGATGGGCGGCGACGCGAGCATCAAGATGGCGACGGTCGGCGGCGGCAACGTCAACGGCCTCGCGGGCACGATGAACGGCGTGTCGGTGCAGAACATCGGCGACGTGCGCTCGACGATCGACGCCCTGAAGGGCAACGACACGCTCCCGGACCGCGCGATCTCGGGCAAGGCGATCGAGCAGTCGCAGAACATGAGCGCGGGTCGATTGGCCTCGAGCCCGAAGGGCCTCACGCACCTGAAGGACGGCTACGACACGGTGCGCGCGACGCTCGCGAAGAGCGCGGCGGCGTACGACTACGCGTCGATCTTGCCGGGGTACGGCATCACCAACGGCACCGCGGTCAACAACTTCAACTCGAAGATCGCGGCGGCGGAGCTCATGATCCGGTCGGGGACGAACGTGGTGTTCGCGATCGACGGCGGGTGGGACACGCACGGCGACCGCGACGGCTCGAACGTGCGTAACATGATGAATACACGCATCATTCCGCCGCTCATCACGTTCTTCAACCGCATGTGGGTGAACAACCCCGAGCCGGTCGACCGCAACGTGAACGTGGTCATCATGGGCGACTTCTCGCGAAGCCTGCCCGGCAGCGACCACGCGACGGGCTGCGCGGCGACGGTCATCGGCGCCAACGTGAAGGTCGGCGGCTTCCAGCAGGTCACCGCGAACGTCGGCTTCGACCCGAACATCCCGAGCGGCCGCGGCTTCTGGTCGCTCCTCTCGTCGCTCGTCAACGCCCCGGGCAACCCCTTCGGCGCCAACGCCCACCCCGGCCTCAAGGTCTGA